The genomic stretch CTCGACCAATACGGCCCATGCTCTCTCTGATCTGCTGCTCGCAAAAGAAAAATCGCTACCGGAAGCCCAAAAGCGCAAAGATACGGAGTACTTCAAGAGCGTCGTAACCGACGATTTTCTGGAGGTTGGACCGGATGCCAAGGTTTACAGCCGCGCCGAGATGCTCGAAGCTTTAAACGCGGTAAACCTGCAGGATTTTTCCATGTACGACGCCCAGGTGCTGCCTCTCACCGACAGCGCCGCGGTGGTTACCTACAACGTGATCCTGCGCATGAATGTCGGGGCCGACCCGGCGCCGCGATATCAGCACTTGAGCTCAGTCTGGGTGAAGCAAGGTGCGGACTGGAAGCTGAAGTTCCAGCAGGCGACAGCGGCGCAGTAGAGACTTTTAACCACAGAGGACACCGAGGCTCGCAGAGGGACAATTTAGATAAAAAAGAGTGCCAACAGAGAGATCGTCACCAAAAAAGACACCAAGTAGCACGAAGAAATTCGAAAATCCCTCCTCTGTGAGCCTCCGTGCCCTCTGTGGTTGAAAAAGAATCGATTGTTAATTTACCGGTGTCCTTGGTG from Terriglobales bacterium encodes the following:
- a CDS encoding nuclear transport factor 2 family protein, whose amino-acid sequence is MKPHYLGVVLLIAAIALGVGPKATPQASYLLGKSAAAAGNSSTNTAHALSDLLLAKEKSLPEAQKRKDTEYFKSVVTDDFLEVGPDAKVYSRAEMLEALNAVNLQDFSMYDAQVLPLTDSAAVVTYNVILRMNVGADPAPRYQHLSSVWVKQGADWKLKFQQATAAQ